The Arcobacter roscoffensis genome segment TAGGAAATACAAGTGGAGTTGTAACAGCTAATGTAAGCGCTGATACTGCTTCTAATTTAAATAGTTTATTATCAAGTGCAACACCAAGTGATGCTTTAGGTTTAACTATTACAAATTCAGCCACAGACGCAAGCGACTTAGTTGCACTAAATGCTAAAACAAATCAAACTATTGATGTTTCTTCTGTATCTTCAAGTATAAATGGTACATCATCAGAGTTAATTGATATTTATATTACTAATAATTCCCAATATACTGGATTAGGAAATGAAGATGTTGTAGTAGATAATACAGCAAGTGCAAGTGATACAAACACTATAGCAGGAGCTACAAGTGGAGCAGTTACAGCTACAATTGCAACTGGAGATGTTACAGTAACATATGATGCAATTAAAACAAATGTTAATACTAGTGATAATATTACATTTACTACAAATAGCACTACAGCTGATGCAACAGATTTAGTAGCATTAAATGCTTTAATTGATACAGCAAACTTTACTTCAATTAATACAATAACTGAATCATATAATACAGCTAGTTTAACAACTCAAATCAGTGATGCACTAGCAATTGTTCCAAACGCAGATGTAGAAATTACAGGTGGAACTATTAGCGTTTCAGATGCAAATACTATAGATGCATTAACAACAGGTGTTGTAACTACAAGTATTACAGAAACTGATGCGAGTACATTATCAACATTAACAGGTGTAAACAATGATTACACAGCAACTATAACTACATCAAGTGTAGATGCTTCAGTATTTAATGGTATTGCAAATATTGTTGATAACTTAACAGATGGTGGAGTTACTACATTAACTGAAAATGCTGCAGATTTTGCAGAAGTTAATAGTGCTTTAACTGGTGGAGTATTAAATGGTAATGAAGCTGTAAATATCACTGGTTCAATTAGTGCAACAAATATCAATACAGTATTAGGAAATACAAGTGGAGTTGTAACAGCTAATGTAAGCGCTGATACTGCTTCTAATTTAAATAGTTTATTATCAAGTGCAACACCAAGTGATGCTTTAGGTTTAACTATTACAAATTCAGCCACAGACGCAAGCGACTTAGTTGCACTAAATGCTAAAACAAATCAAACTATTGATGTTTCTTCTGTATCTTCAAGTATAAATGGTACATCATCAGAGTTAATTGATATTTATATTACTAATAATTCCCAATATACTGGATTAGGAAATGAAGATGTTGTAGTAGATAATACAGCAAGTGCAAGTGATACAAACACTATAGCAGGAGCTACAAGTGGAGCAGTTACAGCTACAATTGCAACTGGAGATGTTACAGTAACATATGATGCAATTAAAACAAATGTTAATACTAGTGATAATATTACATTTACTACAAATAGCACTACAGCTGATGCAACAGATTTAGTAGCATTAAATGCTTTAATTGATACAGCAAACTTTACTTCAATTAATACAATAACTGAATCATATAATACAGCTAGTTTAACAACTCAAATCAGTGATGCACTAGCAATTGTTCCAAACGCAGATGTAGAAATTACAGGTGGAACTATTAGCGTTTCAGATGCAAATACTATAGATGCATTAACAACAGGTGTTGTAACTACAAGTATTACAGAAACTGATGCGAGTACATTATCAACATTAACAGGTGTAAACAATGATTACACAGCAACTATAACTACATCAAGTGTAGATGCTTCAGTATTTAATGGTATTGCAAATATTGTTGATAACTTAACAGATGGTGGAGTTACTACATTAACTGAAAATGCTGCAGATTTTGCAGAAGTTAATAGTGCTTTAACTGGTGGAGTATTAAATGGTAATGAAGCTGTAAATATCACTGGTTCAATTAGTGCAACAAATATCAATACAGTATTAGGAAATACAAGTGGAGTTGTAACAGCTAATGTAAGCGCTGATACTGCTTCTAATTTAAATAGTTTATTATCAAGTGCAACACCAAGTGATGCTTTAGGTTTAACTATTACAAATTCAGCCACAGACGCAAGCGACTTAGTTGCACTAAATGCTAAAACAAATCAAACTATTGATGTTTCTTCTGTATCTTCAAGTATAAATGGTACATCATCAGAGTTAATTGATATTTATATTACTAATAATTCCCAATATACTGGATTAGGAAATGAAGATGTTGTAGTAGATAATACAGCAAGTGCAAGTGATGTAAATCAAATATTAACTGCAACAAGTGGCGTAGTAACTGCTACAGTAACAGCTGATACGGCATCTAATTTAGATACAGCATTAGTAAATGCAACTTCAAGTGATGCTTTAACAATTACTATAAATGGAATTACAGCTAATGCTTCTGATATTAACTCTCTTGATGGAAAAACATCAGTTGATTTAACTGTAAATGCTACAACACTTGAAGGTAATATTGATGATTTAAATACTACGTATAATTCTACAACTATTAATGGTTTAGGTAATGAAGATATTAATATTACAAATACAGGTACAGTTACAAGTACACAAATGAATGATATTTTAAGTGAAACATCAGGAACTATTTCATTAACTGGAAGTGGTTCATTAACTATTAATACAACAGCTGGTGATACATTAAACTTAGGATCTGTTAATAATGGTTTATCTGGAACATTAACAGTAAATGATTCAACAGGAAATGAAAATATTACTACAACAGCTGCTAATGACACAGTTAACTTAAGCTCTGGAAATGATATGGTTAATTTATCTGGCGGAAGTGATAATGTAAATATTGATACTATTGATTTAACAAATCTTGATAACATCGACTTTGGAGCAGGAGATAGTGATACTTTAACATTTAATGATTCAGGAACTATAACAGACTCACAGTTCACAAATATCTCGAATCTTGATAGGGTTGATTTTGCAAATGGAGCTGATACGGTTAGTTTAGGTAACGAAACAGCTCAAGCTATTGAAGGAACTTCTGATATTATTGATGGAAATGGTGGAAATGATGACTTCTCACTTGACTTTAGTAATTTAGATTCATTCTCTATTGATGGTGGGGCAGATAATGATGAAGTTAATTTAACTGGTAATACAGGAGCAGATATATCAAGTGACACTTTATTAGGGGATAATAATGACTTTAGTAATATTGAAAGTTTAGATTTAACAAATCTCACTTTAAATACTAGTGATTCTTCACAACATGAATTTGAATTAACTGATGATCTTATTAAGTCTTGGACAGAATCAGGAAATGATTTAACATTAAAATTAAAAGATATTAATCAAGCAGACAAAATCAAATTTACAGATAAAGATGGAAATGTATTTGATGGTGATACTAATACGATTTCAAATACTGCAACACAAACATATGAGTTAGATGATGTTGGAACAACACTAACAATTGATTTACAAAATATTATATAGTAATAGGGAGCATGATGAGTAAAATAGTTTATAATCCAAATATTTTTGAACAAGAAGATATTGACAAAGCAAAAAAAATCATCCTTACAAATGAGGGTGATTTAAAAAGTGAAGAAAGATGGGAAAAAGAGACACCTTTTATTGTAGATGATATTGTAGAAAAATTACAAATAAATGAAAACATGACTCTTTTAGATTTTGGTTGTGGTATTGGAAGAGTAGCAAAAGAGCTTATAGAAAAAACTTCTTGTAAAGTAATAGGGGTTGATATTTCAAGTTCTATGAGAGATATGGCAAAGAAGTATGTAAATAGCCAAAATTTTAAAGCTATATCTCCACAAGATTTAGAAGAGAATATAAAAAAAGGCTTTAGATTTGATGCTGCTTATAGTATTTGGGTTTTACAACACTGTCTAAGTCCTCAAATGGAAATTGATACAATCAAAAAAGCTTTAAAAAAAGATGCTTTATTTTATGTCTTAAACAATAAAATAAGTGCAGTTCCAACAAACAAAGGTTGGAAAAACAATGGAGTTAATATTCATGATATTTTAAAACTAAGATTTGAACAGCTTGATGAAAGTTCATTACCTATAGAAATAGCTGATGAGAAAATATCAAAACTTACTTTTATAAGTTTTCTTAAAAACTCAAAGGGTTTTAAAACTCTTTCATCAAATCAAGAAGTTATAAACTTAGCAAATCAGGCATTGCAAGAGTACAAAAAAGGAAACCTTGAAGCTTGTAAAAAGCTATATTTAAAAGTATTAGAGATTGAAGAAAACAATGAAGATGCCCTAGCAAACTTAGGAGTTATCTCAAAGGCTTTAGGAAATAGTAAGGAAGCCATAAACTACTATATAAAAGCAATAAAAATAAACCCTCATAATGCTTTGACATACAATAATCTAGGAAATGCTTTAAAAGACGTAAAAGATTATAAAAGAGCTATTCAAGCTTTTAGTGATTGTATAAAAAGAGATCCAAAAAACTTTAATGCATATAATAACTTAGGAATTACTTTTGAAGCATTAAAAGACTCAAATAAAGCGATTTGGGCATATAAAGAAGCTGTGAAAATAAATCCAAACTTTTCAAAAGCTGTAAATAATATTGGAGTAATACTTTATAAACAAGAAAAGTATGAAGAAGCAATACAAATATTTAAAATTGCACTAAATATTGATAAAAATTACCATGAGTTACATAGTAATATTGGAGCTTGTTTAAATAAACTAAAAAAGTACGATGAAGCTATTAAGTCTTTAGATTTAGCCATAGAAAAAGACCCAAAAAATGCGGGAGCTTATACAAATCTAGGAAATGTATATAATAAAATCCATGAGTATAAAAAAGCTGCAAAATTACATGAAAAGTCAATTGAGTTAGCACCAAATGGTGTAAATGCTTATAGTAATGTTGGAACTTCATATAAGTATTTAAACCAAGCAAATAAAGCAATTGAGTCATATAAAAAAGCAATTGAGCTTGACCCAAGTTTTGTAAATGCTCACTTTGATTTAGCAACTATGTATTTAGCTAAAGGTGATTATGAAAATGGTTTTAAAGAGTATGAGTATAGATTCCAAAAAGATGAAATGAAAGCTCATATCTTTAATAATAAAGATATTTTCTCAAAACCTATGTTTACAGGTAAAGAAGATATAAAAGATAAAACACTTTTAATTCACTCTGAGCAAGGGTTTGGGGATTCATTACAGTTTATTAGATTTATCTCTGATATTAAAGAAAAGTTTTCTTGTAAAATAGCTGTGAAATGTAGAGATGAACTAAAAGAGCTATTTAAGTGTTTAGAAGAAATTGATATTTTAACTGATAGAAGTGAAGATACACCTTCATTTGATTATCATTTACCTCTTATGAGTATGCCTTATATTTTAGGAATAAAAGATATAAAAGAACTAAAGCAAGACAAGGGATACTTAAAAGCAAAAAAAGATGATAACTTCAAAATAACAAAGAAAAAAGGAACTTTAAATATTGGAATTTGTTGGAGTGCTTCTGTAACAGGTGAGAGTTATGATGGAAAAGTTTTTGATTTAAGTTATTTAGAAAAGCTTGTAAAAAGTGAAAAAGTAAATGTATATTCACTTCAAGTGGGTCCTGAAAAAGAAGATATAAAAAAACTTGGCTTTGAAGATGATATTATAGATTTAACAGAGCAGCTAACAGACTTTTCTAAAACAGCAAGTTTGATAAATGAACTTGATTTAGTAATCTCATCTGATACATCAGTTGCTCATTTAACTGGTGCTTTAAATAAACCAGTTTGGGTTCCACTACAAAAAATACCTGATTGGAGATGGCAAAATAAAGGTGAAAAATCTTTATGGTATCCAAGTGCAAAACTATTCAGACAAAAAACAAATAGGGTTTGGGATAGCGTATTTCAGTCTATTTATGATAAACTTTTTTCTAATTTTAAAATAAAAGTTTAGTTATAGGTAGATAATTGGAAGAGACGTTAAATACAAACGAAAATATAGAAAATAATGATGAAATAAACCAAAGAGAAGAGTATCCTTTACTTTACTCTTTGAAATATATTTTAGACTTTTACTTTGGTGAAATATCTATTGATACAATCTTAAATCTTTGTGCTTCAACTTCAAATGGCTTTACTCCTGAAATAGCTATTGATGTAATTCAAGAAGTAGGTCTTAGTGCAGTTTCAAAAGATATAAGTGCCCTAGATATACCAAACCACTTTTTCCCATGTATTATTATTGATGAAAATGATAAACCTTACGTGTATCTAAAAAAAGATAGAGATATTTATCTTTTTGACCCAGTAACACAAAAACAAGTTCAAGAAGCACCTGTTTTTTTAAAAAACTTCAAAAAAGCAATATTAGTTTTTAGAAACCCAAGCAAAAAAGAGACTTTAGAAAAACCAAGAGACAAAAGTTGGTTTTGGAATCCTGTAAAAACATTTTGGAGATCTTATATTGAAGTTGGATTTTTAACACTTTTTATAAACATTTTTGCATTAGCTGTACCTTTGTTTACTATGAGTGTATATGATAGAGTTGTTCCAAATAATGCAACAGAAACACTATTTGTTTTAGCAAGTGGAGTTGTAATAATACTTCTTTTTGATGTATATTTTAAGAGTGTTAGAAATCATATAATAGAAAAAGTTGGTAAAAAACTTGGGGTTTACTTAGAAGAAGAACTTATGAAAAGAATGCTTACAATAAAGTCTGAGTATGATACGACACTGGTTGGTTCAAAAGCAAATCTTTTTAGGGAACTTGCTCAAATAAAAGACTTTTTTGCTACAAAATCAATCTTACAAGTAATCGACTTACCATTTTTCTTTATAGCTGTTTTTGTGATTTTTTTAATATCTCCAACAGTTGCAGCCGTTCCAATAGTAGTTGCAATTTTAATTGTAATATTTAATATTTTTATGCAAATACCAATTTCAAATTTAAGTAAAAAAAATGTAGAGAATATTCAAGCTAAAAATAGTTATTTAGTAGAGACTATTCAAGGTAGTGAGATTATTAAGCTATCAAATGCAACATCAACTAAACTATTTAATTGGAGAAATTTAGTTGCAGTAACAGAATCAATTACTCAAAAAATCCAATCTTTAAATGTATTTTCTATGAACTTATCTCAAACTGTTGTTCAGTTTGTAACTATGGCAGTTATCGTGGTTGGGGTATTTGAAATAGCTAATAAAAACTTAACAGTTGGGGGATTAATAGCTGTTACTATTTTAGCAAGCAGGGCAATGGTTCCTGTAATTCAAACTTCTATGATGGTTATTAAATTAAAAGAGATAAAAGAATCACTTAATAATATAAATGAGTTTTGGCATCTTCCTTTAGAAAATGAGAAAAAACCAGATATTGGTCTTGGTAAAATAAAAGGTGAAATTGAGTTTAAAGATGTTGAGTTCTTTTATAAAAATAGTAAATATCCATCACTTGCAGAGTGTAACTTAAAAATCCAGCCAGGAGAGAAAGTAGGTATTATAGGTCAAACTGGTGCTGGTAAAACTACATTTATGAGACTTCTAACTGGACTTGATAGTGCAACTAAAGGAAGTGTATATTTAGATAGTCATGAAATTTCTACAATACATCCTGTTGAAGTTAGACAAAATGTAGGTGTTATGCCTCAAGAGCCTTTCTTGTTCTCAGGAACATTAAAAGAAAACATCGAGTTATCAAACCCAATAAGTAAAGAAAAACTTATGTCGATTATAAAACTAACAGGTTTAGATGAGTTAGTAAAAAAATCAGGACAAGGTGATGCCTTGCAAGTAGGGGAAAGAGGAAATAACTTATCAGTAGGACAAAGACACTTAGTTGCCCTTGCAAGAGCAGTATTAAATGACCCTTCAATCGTTGTTTTAGATGAACCAACAACAGGTATGGATATAGGTTTAGAGAAAACTTTGATTAGTCATATTAAAAAACTTCTTGAAGAAAAAACATTGATTGTAATTACACATAGGTTTGCAGCCTTAGAGCTAGTAGATAGAGTTATTGTTTTAAACAATGGAAAAATAGTAGCAGATGGACCTAAAAATCAGGTTTTAGCTGCATTACAA includes the following:
- a CDS encoding tetratricopeptide repeat protein, with the translated sequence MSKIVYNPNIFEQEDIDKAKKIILTNEGDLKSEERWEKETPFIVDDIVEKLQINENMTLLDFGCGIGRVAKELIEKTSCKVIGVDISSSMRDMAKKYVNSQNFKAISPQDLEENIKKGFRFDAAYSIWVLQHCLSPQMEIDTIKKALKKDALFYVLNNKISAVPTNKGWKNNGVNIHDILKLRFEQLDESSLPIEIADEKISKLTFISFLKNSKGFKTLSSNQEVINLANQALQEYKKGNLEACKKLYLKVLEIEENNEDALANLGVISKALGNSKEAINYYIKAIKINPHNALTYNNLGNALKDVKDYKRAIQAFSDCIKRDPKNFNAYNNLGITFEALKDSNKAIWAYKEAVKINPNFSKAVNNIGVILYKQEKYEEAIQIFKIALNIDKNYHELHSNIGACLNKLKKYDEAIKSLDLAIEKDPKNAGAYTNLGNVYNKIHEYKKAAKLHEKSIELAPNGVNAYSNVGTSYKYLNQANKAIESYKKAIELDPSFVNAHFDLATMYLAKGDYENGFKEYEYRFQKDEMKAHIFNNKDIFSKPMFTGKEDIKDKTLLIHSEQGFGDSLQFIRFISDIKEKFSCKIAVKCRDELKELFKCLEEIDILTDRSEDTPSFDYHLPLMSMPYILGIKDIKELKQDKGYLKAKKDDNFKITKKKGTLNIGICWSASVTGESYDGKVFDLSYLEKLVKSEKVNVYSLQVGPEKEDIKKLGFEDDIIDLTEQLTDFSKTASLINELDLVISSDTSVAHLTGALNKPVWVPLQKIPDWRWQNKGEKSLWYPSAKLFRQKTNRVWDSVFQSIYDKLFSNFKIKV
- a CDS encoding type I secretion system permease/ATPase: MEETLNTNENIENNDEINQREEYPLLYSLKYILDFYFGEISIDTILNLCASTSNGFTPEIAIDVIQEVGLSAVSKDISALDIPNHFFPCIIIDENDKPYVYLKKDRDIYLFDPVTQKQVQEAPVFLKNFKKAILVFRNPSKKETLEKPRDKSWFWNPVKTFWRSYIEVGFLTLFINIFALAVPLFTMSVYDRVVPNNATETLFVLASGVVIILLFDVYFKSVRNHIIEKVGKKLGVYLEEELMKRMLTIKSEYDTTLVGSKANLFRELAQIKDFFATKSILQVIDLPFFFIAVFVIFLISPTVAAVPIVVAILIVIFNIFMQIPISNLSKKNVENIQAKNSYLVETIQGSEIIKLSNATSTKLFNWRNLVAVTESITQKIQSLNVFSMNLSQTVVQFVTMAVIVVGVFEIANKNLTVGGLIAVTILASRAMVPVIQTSMMVIKLKEIKESLNNINEFWHLPLENEKKPDIGLGKIKGEIEFKDVEFFYKNSKYPSLAECNLKIQPGEKVGIIGQTGAGKTTFMRLLTGLDSATKGSVYLDSHEISTIHPVEVRQNVGVMPQEPFLFSGTLKENIELSNPISKEKLMSIIKLTGLDELVKKSGQGDALQVGERGNNLSVGQRHLVALARAVLNDPSIVVLDEPTTGMDIGLEKTLISHIKKLLEEKTLIVITHRFAALELVDRVIVLNNGKIVADGPKNQVLAALQQKK